The genomic segment TTCTCTGATGGACGGAGAAAAGCAGAGGTTTAGTGGTGTAATCAATGTCTCTAGGGTAAAAAACCCCATCGAGTTGGCTTATTTTCTCCAATCTGATGAAGATAGAGTCTTGTCTGACTACGGTAGTGCCCAGTTGGCAAGGGAATTACAATTGCCAGTATATGATCCCCTCACGGATTTGCGTTTACAGGAGTGGATAGAGGAGAGGAAGAATAATTTTGCCAAGAAAATGGCAGGGGTAATTGCGGAAACCCAAAAGACATCAGATGACAGAGATAACGCTAGAAGGGGCACTATTGGCGTGGTGGCTTTGGATAAACAAGGAAGAATAAGTGCAGGCACTTCCACTGGTGGCAAAGGTTTAGAGAGAATTGGCAGGGTAAGTGACTCGGCTATGCCTGCCGGCAATTACGCTAATCCCTTTGCCGGTGTAAGTTGTACTGGCATTGGCGAAGATATTATTGACGAGTGCCTGGCAGCCAAGGTGGTAATCCGTGTCACTGACGGCCTATCCCTGTTTGAGGCAATGGAGAAATCCATGAAGGAGGCAAAGGCTAATGGCAGAGACTTGGGCGCCATAGCCATAGACTACCGCGGTAGTATAGCTTTTGGCAAGACTAGTGATATCTTACTAGCAGCGTACCACGATGGGACAGCCATAGGGGACAGTCTGCAATGGCCGGATGAGGGTAAACTAGTTTTCGGAGTCTGACTGGAGGTAGTCAAACCAGAGATTTAATGTCTTCAGTTGTTCACTAGGTTTCAGGGCGCCCAATCCCTTAACTATCACCTTATTCTTGGCATAGACGAAACCACTGCGCAGGTGGGGGGGTAGTTTCTCTGATAGCTTTTGCCAAGCCGGCTCCTGCATTGGAGTTTCTAGTACTACATTTTGTTTTCCTTCTGGTTTGATTCTGGAAAAACCTAGGGATTTGGCCTTAAGTTTCAATTGTGCTACTTCTAGTAGTTGTTGAGCCACATCGGGGATTGGCCCATATCTATCCCGCCACTCAGCTTCTATTTGTTTAATTTCTTTTTGTGAGGTAACAGAGGCAATTGCCCTGTAGGCAGACATTTTCTGTTCCAAGTCGGGGATATAGGAGTTGGGAATAAGGGCAGTGAGCTTCAAATCGATTTGGGTATCCTCCACCATGGGGATTTCTTGCCCTTGCACTTCATTAATGGCCTCTCGTAACATTTCTGTGTACAGGTCAAAGCCTATTGCCTGCATATGCCCGGATTGTTCAGCGCCAAACAGATTGCCCACCCCCCGGATTTCCATATCCCGCATGGCTAAATAATAGCCTGAGCCCAGTTGGGAAAACTCCTGCAGGGCAAAGATTCTCAGGCGGGCGGTGTCAGAGAGGGTTTCGTCATTGGGATACAGCAGCCAGGCATAGGCCTGAATCCCTGCACGTCCCACCCTCCCCCGTAACTGGTACAACTGGGCTAGGCCGAAACGATGTGCCGATTCTATAATTATGGTGTTCACTCGGGGAATATCCAAACCGGACTCGATAATAGTAGTACACAGTAGTAAATCGGCTTCCCCATTGTTAAAGGCTAACATAGTGGTTTCCAGTTGCCCCTCCTCCATTTGTCCATGGGCTATGGCTATTCTTAAACTGGGCAACATTTCTAGTAACATGGCTGCGGTTTTCTCTATCTCTTCGATGCGGGGCACCACATAAAATATCTGTCCTCCTCTGTCCAACTCGTTGCGAATGGCAGTGCGGATGACTTCTGGATGGAAGGGGAGAATTTGGGTTTTAATGGGTCGACGATTGGGTGGTGGGGTTAAGATCAAACTCATATCCCTCACCCCAGAGATAGACATATAAAGGGTGCGGGGAATAGGGGTGGCTGAGAGGGTTAACACATCCACTTCTGTTTTCATGGCCTTGATTTTCTCCTTATGATTAACCCCAAATCTTTGCTCTTCATCTACCACTAATAGCCCCAAATTCTTGAACTTAATTTTATCGCTCAACAACAGGTGTGTTCCCACTACAACATCCAATTCTCCTGTGGCTAATTTCTGGATTATTTCTTTCCTTTCTGCCGGGCTTCTAAAGCGATTTAACAGGCCCACATTAATGGGGTAAGGGGCAAATCTTTCTACTAAAGTCTGATAATGTTGTTGAGATAAAATCGTCGTCGGCGCCAGGAAAACCACTTGTTTGTTAGCCGCAGTTACCACCTTAAAAATTGCCCTAATTGCCACCTCGGTTTTGCCGAAACCCACATCCCCACAGATAAGTCTATCCATGGGGCGGTCACTTTCTAAATCTCTTTTTACCTCTTGAATTGCCTTCAATTGATCGGGAGTTGGTTGGTAGGGAAAAGACTCTTCTAATTCTATTTGCCAAGGAGTGTCTGGGGGACAAGGAGTCTTTCTCAATTGACTTCTGGTGCTGTACAA from the Geminocystis sp. M7585_C2015_104 genome contains:
- a CDS encoding isoaspartyl peptidase/L-asparaginase, with the protein product MTGTREVQPKLIIHGGAGSALKSKGDLAVVRQELHQIVQQVYDLLLAGESATVAVVHGCKLLEDNPRFNAGTGSVLQADGQIRMSASLMDGEKQRFSGVINVSRVKNPIELAYFLQSDEDRVLSDYGSAQLARELQLPVYDPLTDLRLQEWIEERKNNFAKKMAGVIAETQKTSDDRDNARRGTIGVVALDKQGRISAGTSTGGKGLERIGRVSDSAMPAGNYANPFAGVSCTGIGEDIIDECLAAKVVIRVTDGLSLFEAMEKSMKEAKANGRDLGAIAIDYRGSIAFGKTSDILLAAYHDGTAIGDSLQWPDEGKLVFGV